The genomic region CCTTTATGCTTTTTGAGTTGCCCTTGAGGTAAAAAACCACTCCTTTGGGTCTTTGGGTCTTAAAACGGAGCCCATTGATAATGGCCCCATCCCTGGTCTCGATATTGTACTCCTCAATTTCCTGATTTTCATAATAAAATTCAAAATCCTTGGCCAGCTTTTCGGGTTTGAACATCAAGAAGTCCTGCAAGAAATATACAAGCGTATTTATGGCCAGATATATCAAGATGATTACGGTAAGAATGTACTTCCAATCGGCCATCGCATTTAATCGGTTTACATACAATGTACAAAAAAAGCGCCTCATGGCGCTTTTTTATCTTGTAGAACTGTTTTGATACATCGGTCTTTTAGGATGCACAGCCCGTATACCATCTACCAATGATTATTTTAGGGATTCATGACTTTCGACAAAGAGTTCAATTTTTCTGCCCTCATCATTGGTGACTACCAAAGTTTCTACTTCATTGTTGTCTTTGTTCATAATGGTCTCACTTTCCAAGATATCAAGGTTTTTCCCGTTATCGATAGCAACGATCAAATCGTTTTTGGTGCTCAGCACGGTAAAATCTGTTTTCTCATCGGCATTATAGCTAAACTTGATGATTTCGTCAAAGGCATCATCCAAGTCATTGTCCACCTTTACGGTTTTCATGATTTTTTTATTGCCCTGATTTTTTGAATCGTTCTGGATCCCCTCGTCTTCATCAATATGGGAATATGTACCTAATTCTACTTGGGTATTGACTTTTACCGAGTTCTGTATCGTTTCACCATTTACATTAATTGTATATGTTTTTTCTACGGTTTCGGTAGATGCATCCTGTACTTGTTGGGCGTTTAAGCTAAATAACGATGCCGTTAATATGAGTGTTGCTGTTGTTTTTATAATCTTCATGTTTGATTTTTTTCTGGATTTATAATCTTAATCTTAGTTCTATAACATTTCTTTTAGTTTATAGGTTGGCCCTAGTTTTGGGAAATCTCTGAAAAATGTTGCCTTTTATCTTTGTTCCAGGCATCCAACATCCAACTTGTTTTTTCCATTTGTCGAATGTAGGCTCCAATTAAATCAATGGTTCCTTCATCGTTTATTTCATCGGCCTTATCGACCACTTTTGTCATTTGTTGCAGTAAAATACTGTGGGATTTCAAAAGCTCATCCACCATTTCTTCGTCAATTAGCGTAGTAGCACTTTCTTTGATTGATGATGCTTCCAAATATTCACTGTAATTGCTCATTGGGTGATAACGCAAAGTCAAAATGCGCTCTGCGATTTCATCAATTTTACCTCGGGCGTCAACATACATCTCTTCAAATTTTTCATGCAGGTCAAAAAAGTTTTTTCCCAGTATGTTCCAGTGAAAGTTTCTCAGTTTTTGGTAATATATGTGATAGTCGGCTAAAAGCGTGTTCAATTCGGTTACGACTGGTAATAATTTTTTTTCATCAATATTCAAATAGTTCATGAATTTGTGTTTTTAAAGATTAAACAATATGTTTTGAAATGTTGGAGTGAAGTTCTTTTTGTGCCAATAGAGTCTTGGCGTTTTCAGCGGATGCCTGATTAGAAAGAATGTATTTAATTATCCAACACCATTAATATATGGGATATTCAAAAAAAGTCAAGTGATTTAACGGTCTTTAACGTGTGTTGGGAAGAATTAACATAAGGAACGTTAAAGCCAACCCTTTTTTCTAAAATAAATTAACATAAAAAGCAAGAGAAAAATCATAATGCCCCACACATAAAGATACCCGTGTTCCCAATGCAGTTCGGGCATGTGGTCAAAATTCATCCCATAAATACCTGCTATAAAAGTCAAAGGGATAAAAATAGAGGCCATTATGGTAAGCACCTTCATGACCTCGTTCATTTTATTGCTCATATTGCTCATATACATTTCCATAAGGCTCATGCTCATTTCCCTATAAATCTGAAGGGTTTCGTTAATCTCTACGGAATGGTCCAAAACATCCCGTAAGAACAGTTTGGTGTCCTTTTTTATCAAAGGGCTTTCCGTATCTATAAGCCTACTGACCAGTTCTTTTACGGGAAATATCCAGCGGCGTACTTTGAGTACTTCTTTTTTAAGTTCCTGTATTTTTTGCGCAACTTCGGGTTTGGGATTTTCATATACTTGCTCTTCCAATACCTCGATTTTATGATTGATGTGTTCCAACACCGTAAAATAATTATCAATAATGGCATCCAATAACGCAAAGAACAAGTAATCGGCCCCACGTGTGCGAATACGACCGTGTTTGGTACGTATTCTGGTGCGGACCCCTTCAAAAACATCCTCTTTGAGTTCCTGAAACACCAAAACCGTATTTTCCAACAGTACCATGGCCATATGCTCGCTGACCAGTTCTTCGGCATCATTGATATAGAGCATTTTGAACACCCCGAAAATATGGTTGTCATATTCGTCAATCTTTGGTCTCTGCAAGGTATTTACCGCATCTTCGAGCAAAAGTGAATTTAACCCGAACCGTTTTCCCAGATTCTCGATATAGGCCTCATCGTTGATACCCACGACATCAATCCATGAAGTGGATTTGGAATCGTTATGTACCAGAATGGCATCAATATCATTTGTAAAATCCTCGGCAACACTTTCATCGTCATACTCTATGGTATGTACTGTACTTTGGGTTTTTTCCCTATCTCCCAAATAAGTCACGGTACCGGGTGCTTTGCCGATTTTGTCTTTTGCCCTGGATTTTTTTCTTCGATGTAATGGGTTGGTCATTTTCTTTTTTTGCATTACCAAGTTTTGCCTAAATATACTAAAAGTGCTATGGAAATATAATAATCGTTCGGTGAAAGGTAAAACCTCCCAACTGGGCCATAGTCACCTTGTTTTCCAAGGTGTTTAAGGGTAAATTGTCTTTTTCAACGTAATGGGAAATCCTATGGTTACTTAATATTAGAGGATTCCTCGTCGCTTGGCCCCATGAAACGACAAACCAACTTTATAAAATAGTGTCATAAAAAATATAGCATCCCAATTAGGCACTTGGTTCATTCAAAATCGATTTTATGTAAAATGAGCCCCGAACCAGGTGCCACATAATTTAATTGCATTGTGTTCCCCTCCTCCAATGATGTTTTAATATCCAAAATACCAAGTTCTCCCCTACCCAGCTGCATTAACGCCCCCATCATCAGCCTGATTTGATAGCGCATAAAACCTTTTCCGGTTACTTTTAACAGGTAACTTTTTTTAGGGAAAAAATTAGCTTTTAGTATCTTATTTTCCAATATCTCGCAAGAGTCCACCGTTCTCACCAGTTTTTTATTGGCTTTGGGTTTTGCGGTGTAGGCCCTAAAATCATGAGTACCCTCATAAAGTTTCGCCGCTTTTATCATAAGGTCAATATCAAGTTCGTCAATACAATTGGTCAAATAAGAGGCACAGAACGGATGGTTTTTTTGTCCGTAAGAAAAAAGATATAGATACTCTTTTGATTTTGAATCTTGTATAATATTAAAATCACTGCTTATGGGCGTACAGTTCAGTACTTTGATGTCCGAAGGGAGGTTTCTATTAAAATCGGTCAAAAATGCATCCATATCCGGTAACGGGTGTTCCAAAAATATTTCAAAAGCGGTCTGTAATGCAGATACCTTGGCATCGGTCCTACCGGCACCCAGAATTTTGAACGATATATTGGGTAATATGAACTTTAAGGTTTTGTGAATCATGCCCTCTACCGTTTTTTGACCGGGCTGTTTTTGCCACCCACTGTACCGGAACCCCAAAAATTGAACCTTGATGATATAACAGTGTCTTTTTTTTTGCATGGATGCTATGCTTATGATTTGAGATATCAATATTAAGAATAATTAGAGCATCATATTCGGATGTAACGAATTCCTACAAAACAATTTTGTACTTTGTAGTTCATTACCCAAAATCAACAGCTATGAATCGCTCTACAACTACTTTTTTGCTTTTTTCGTTTATCGTACTGTTAGGTTGCTCCGCCAATAAGGATAGTTTTCACAGAAAAGGAGAAACAGTTACGCTGACCTTGAACAAATATCCCCAAGAAAATCAGCCCAATACATTGGCATTTTCTTCCATTACCCCGTTTTTGGTAGACTTTGGTATTGGTAAGGTAAAACAGATACTGGAAAATGAAGCTGGAAAATTTACGGGTATGTATCAAGCGGAAATAAGTGATTCCAATTTTTATACAGATGCTTCTTCCAAAGATAGGTCAATGAACTATAGGTCTTTTGTCATCGATCGTAAGGCAGATTTGGGCAAGGGCCCGGAAACCGTTTCCAAAATGGAATTCAAGTTCAATACCGATGCCAGCAGAACCTTTATCGCTGTACAGCCTGTAGCTTTAAAAATAGATAAGAGCAAAGCCAAGCTTTTGCAAAACGATTCAACTTTGGACGTTATCATTGATATACGAATGGTCTCTTTTTGGATCGATATCAACCAAGAGTACAGAACCGCGGAAACTGCGAATACCTCATTTGTATTGTCGAATATAGAATTGGGAAAGGCGTATGACAGCAATTCCAAATTACTTTCAAAGACTTCGGGCTGGATGTTCCCCATACCCTTGTCCGTTAAGCCAGACGGTACATTTTTTGGTAGGGGCACATTTAACCTGTATTGCACGGTAACCGAAATAGACGATTACGGAAAACGTATTGAAACTATTAGAAATGCCTTTGAGACCAATGAGGCTGAAATCAAAGACATATTACTCAACAGCGGTAAAGATTAACAAATACCAAAATCGAGAAAGCCAAAGATTTTTATTTTTTCTCAACACTTTTTTACACATAGCCAACATTGGCAAACCCTTTATCGATTATTTTTAAATAAATAAAAATTCATTCCGTTCTTTAATTTCAAACGTGGATCCCCCGAAGTCTCTAAAACCAGTGTAATGAAATTGATGTTACGAATTTTTTCTTGGAAGGTTACCTTGTTGATTTCCGTTATTACATTAATATCGTTATGTATTCTCGGCTTTTACGGTATCTATACGGATAAGTTTTACTTTTTTAAGCTTGATAATTACATCTTCCCGATACTGACTATAGTCCACTTTATATACCTATACGCAGTTTGGTTCAAAATTACCGAAAATGAA from Costertonia aggregata harbors:
- a CDS encoding Dps family protein, whose translation is MNYLNIDEKKLLPVVTELNTLLADYHIYYQKLRNFHWNILGKNFFDLHEKFEEMYVDARGKIDEIAERILTLRYHPMSNYSEYLEASSIKESATTLIDEEMVDELLKSHSILLQQMTKVVDKADEINDEGTIDLIGAYIRQMEKTSWMLDAWNKDKRQHFSEISQN
- the corA gene encoding magnesium/cobalt transporter CorA, whose product is MQKKKMTNPLHRRKKSRAKDKIGKAPGTVTYLGDREKTQSTVHTIEYDDESVAEDFTNDIDAILVHNDSKSTSWIDVVGINDEAYIENLGKRFGLNSLLLEDAVNTLQRPKIDEYDNHIFGVFKMLYINDAEELVSEHMAMVLLENTVLVFQELKEDVFEGVRTRIRTKHGRIRTRGADYLFFALLDAIIDNYFTVLEHINHKIEVLEEQVYENPKPEVAQKIQELKKEVLKVRRWIFPVKELVSRLIDTESPLIKKDTKLFLRDVLDHSVEINETLQIYREMSMSLMEMYMSNMSNKMNEVMKVLTIMASIFIPLTFIAGIYGMNFDHMPELHWEHGYLYVWGIMIFLLLFMLIYFRKKGWL
- a CDS encoding tRNA pseudouridine synthase A; translated protein: MQKKRHCYIIKVQFLGFRYSGWQKQPGQKTVEGMIHKTLKFILPNISFKILGAGRTDAKVSALQTAFEIFLEHPLPDMDAFLTDFNRNLPSDIKVLNCTPISSDFNIIQDSKSKEYLYLFSYGQKNHPFCASYLTNCIDELDIDLMIKAAKLYEGTHDFRAYTAKPKANKKLVRTVDSCEILENKILKANFFPKKSYLLKVTGKGFMRYQIRLMMGALMQLGRGELGILDIKTSLEEGNTMQLNYVAPGSGLILHKIDFE